Proteins from one Chanodichthys erythropterus isolate Z2021 chromosome 15, ASM2448905v1, whole genome shotgun sequence genomic window:
- the mtdha gene encoding metadherin a isoform X4, whose amino-acid sequence MDLDWRTLATQRAEYVSDRIRGLLSSGLDFLRAELGVDLGIKPEQYPPWLILSAALFGLVVLVVLAACGRRKRRAAPVTVSPSTAAETPVKTALPPKPVKTEPSEPKKKNKKKASDKKAQANGQTVAEPQQEIKVTEEKKKPAPTPAPAPAQPPADAKTKKNKKKPKPEVKSTQDVSSTDGKEPDEGAWETKVSNREKRQQRKKEKGPGDSSGSPEAGDRASQKVEQPVVTAIAGTKKNKESSRPKAAKGDSIIAPVTSNWNDANSVNGGGWTDVPVKSTQTSALNNEKWSVGRKTLGHKNRDNTTWKQESEGPWTALEGRNKAEPNPVNLTILGLNTSGGETKSNIEKGQWDKVPSVDNEWSSYNGLAADPSSDWKPPDELWENYEPKVDAPALKEIPVSKPLGESNEDNDKTDPAGGKSKRRKKKKRPEEEGSTTEVTQEGSAPAEKNVTVKLHPPHVPKDEGSKQNVPPQSSQKKSDQNWEPPKQVQKKKARKET is encoded by the exons ATGGACCTGGACTGGCGAACTTTAGCCACACAGCGAGCCGAATACGTGTCCGACCGTATCCGCGGGCTGCTGTCCTCCGGCCTGGATTTCCTCCGGGCCGAGCTGGGGGTTGATCTGGGGATAAAGCCGGAGCAGTATCCGCCGTGGCTGATTCTGAGCGCGGCGCTGTTCGGGCTGGTTGTGCTGGTGGTACTCGCGGCCTGTGGACGGAGGAAGCGCCGAGCGGCCCCTGTTACTGTGAGTCCCAGCACCGCCGCCGAGACCCCGGTCAAGACCGCCCTGCCACCGAAACCTGTGAAGACCGAACCGAGCGAACCgaagaagaagaacaaaaaGAAAGCCTCCGACAAG AAGGCCCAGGCGAATGGACAAACAGTGGCTGAACCTCAGCAGGAAATCAAAGTCACCGAGGAGAAAAAGAAACCTGCACCAACACCAGCACCAGCACCAGCACAGCCACCTGCTGATGCAAAG ACCaagaaaaacaagaagaaaCCAAAACCAGAGGTGAAGTCAACCCAAGATGTTTCCTCCACCGATGGCAAGGAACCTGATGAAG GTGCTTGGGAAACCAAGGTCAGTAATCGAGAGAAACGTCAGCAGCGCAAAAAAGAGAAGGGCCCTGGCGACAGCTCTGGGAGTCCTGAGGCTGGAGATCGTGCCAGCCAGAAGGTGGAGCAACCTGTGGTTACAGCCATAGCTGGCACCAAAAAGAACAAAG AGTCATCACGTCCCAAGGCTGCGAAGGGTGATTCCATCATAGCCCCAG TGACGTCTAACTGGAATGATGCGAACTCTGTTAACGGTGGAGGGTGGACAGATGTGCCTGTGAAGTCAACACAAACAAGCGCTTTAAACAACGAGAAGTGGTCTGTTGGGAGAAAGACCCTTGGGCACAAGAACCGTGATAACACCACCTGGAAACAAGAGTCGGAAG GGCCATGGACTGCTTTGGAAGGTAGAAATAAGGCAGAACCAAACCCAGTGAACTTAACAATACTTGGACTGAACACATCAG GTGGAGAGACTAAATCAAACATTGAAAAAGGGCAATGGGACAAAGTACCCTCCGTTGACAATGAATGGTCCAGCTACA ATGGTCTTGCTGCTGACCCGAGCTCAGACTGGAAACCTCCAGATGAGTTATGGGAGAATTATGAGCCCAAAGTTGATGCTCCTGCTTTGAAAGAGATTCCAGTTTCCAAGCCACTTGGG GAATCAAATGAAGACAACGACAAGACAGATCCTGCAGGTGGAAAATCCAAGAGAcgaaagaaaaagaagagacCAGAGGAAGAAGGTTCAACCACTGAG GTGACTCAAGAAGGTTCTGCTCCTGCAGAGAAGAATGTGACTGTCAAGCTTCATCCTCCTCATGTTCCAAAGGATGAGGGATCCAAGCAGAACGTCCCTCCACAGTCTTCACAAA AGAAATCTGATCAGAACTGGGAACCACCGAAGCAAGTTCAGAAGAAAAAGGCCAGGAAAGAAACATGA
- the mtdha gene encoding metadherin a isoform X3 — MDLDWRTLATQRAEYVSDRIRGLLSSGLDFLRAELGVDLGIKPEQYPPWLILSAALFGLVVLVVLAACGRRKRRAAPVTVSPSTAAETPVKTALPPKPVKTEPSEPKKKNKKKASDKKAQANGQTVAEPQQEIKVTEEKKKPAPTPAPAPAQPPADAKTKKNKKKPKPEVKSTQDVSSTDGKEPDEAGAWETKVSNREKRQQRKKEKGPGDSSGSPEAGDRASQKVEQPVVTAIAGTKKNKESSRPKAAKGDSIIAPVTSNWNDANSVNGGGWTDVPVKSTQTSALNNEKWSVGRKTLGHKNRDNTTWKQESEGPWTALEGRNKAEPNPVNLTILGLNTSGGETKSNIEKGQWDKVPSVDNEWSSYNGLAADPSSDWKPPDELWENYEPKVDAPALKEIPVSKPLGESNEDNDKTDPAGGKSKRRKKKKRPEEEGSTTEVTQEGSAPAEKNVTVKLHPPHVPKDEGSKQNVPPQSSQKKSDQNWEPPKQVQKKKARKET, encoded by the exons ATGGACCTGGACTGGCGAACTTTAGCCACACAGCGAGCCGAATACGTGTCCGACCGTATCCGCGGGCTGCTGTCCTCCGGCCTGGATTTCCTCCGGGCCGAGCTGGGGGTTGATCTGGGGATAAAGCCGGAGCAGTATCCGCCGTGGCTGATTCTGAGCGCGGCGCTGTTCGGGCTGGTTGTGCTGGTGGTACTCGCGGCCTGTGGACGGAGGAAGCGCCGAGCGGCCCCTGTTACTGTGAGTCCCAGCACCGCCGCCGAGACCCCGGTCAAGACCGCCCTGCCACCGAAACCTGTGAAGACCGAACCGAGCGAACCgaagaagaagaacaaaaaGAAAGCCTCCGACAAG AAGGCCCAGGCGAATGGACAAACAGTGGCTGAACCTCAGCAGGAAATCAAAGTCACCGAGGAGAAAAAGAAACCTGCACCAACACCAGCACCAGCACCAGCACAGCCACCTGCTGATGCAAAG ACCaagaaaaacaagaagaaaCCAAAACCAGAGGTGAAGTCAACCCAAGATGTTTCCTCCACCGATGGCAAGGAACCTGATGAAG CAGGTGCTTGGGAAACCAAGGTCAGTAATCGAGAGAAACGTCAGCAGCGCAAAAAAGAGAAGGGCCCTGGCGACAGCTCTGGGAGTCCTGAGGCTGGAGATCGTGCCAGCCAGAAGGTGGAGCAACCTGTGGTTACAGCCATAGCTGGCACCAAAAAGAACAAAG AGTCATCACGTCCCAAGGCTGCGAAGGGTGATTCCATCATAGCCCCAG TGACGTCTAACTGGAATGATGCGAACTCTGTTAACGGTGGAGGGTGGACAGATGTGCCTGTGAAGTCAACACAAACAAGCGCTTTAAACAACGAGAAGTGGTCTGTTGGGAGAAAGACCCTTGGGCACAAGAACCGTGATAACACCACCTGGAAACAAGAGTCGGAAG GGCCATGGACTGCTTTGGAAGGTAGAAATAAGGCAGAACCAAACCCAGTGAACTTAACAATACTTGGACTGAACACATCAG GTGGAGAGACTAAATCAAACATTGAAAAAGGGCAATGGGACAAAGTACCCTCCGTTGACAATGAATGGTCCAGCTACA ATGGTCTTGCTGCTGACCCGAGCTCAGACTGGAAACCTCCAGATGAGTTATGGGAGAATTATGAGCCCAAAGTTGATGCTCCTGCTTTGAAAGAGATTCCAGTTTCCAAGCCACTTGGG GAATCAAATGAAGACAACGACAAGACAGATCCTGCAGGTGGAAAATCCAAGAGAcgaaagaaaaagaagagacCAGAGGAAGAAGGTTCAACCACTGAG GTGACTCAAGAAGGTTCTGCTCCTGCAGAGAAGAATGTGACTGTCAAGCTTCATCCTCCTCATGTTCCAAAGGATGAGGGATCCAAGCAGAACGTCCCTCCACAGTCTTCACAAA AGAAATCTGATCAGAACTGGGAACCACCGAAGCAAGTTCAGAAGAAAAAGGCCAGGAAAGAAACATGA
- the mtdha gene encoding metadherin a isoform X1 produces MDLDWRTLATQRAEYVSDRIRGLLSSGLDFLRAELGVDLGIKPEQYPPWLILSAALFGLVVLVVLAACGRRKRRAAPVTVSPSTAAETPVKTALPPKPVKTEPSEPKKKNKKKASDKQKAQANGQTVAEPQQEIKVTEEKKKPAPTPAPAPAQPPADAKTKKNKKKPKPEVKSTQDVSSTDGKEPDEAGAWETKVSNREKRQQRKKEKGPGDSSGSPEAGDRASQKVEQPVVTAIAGTKKNKESSRPKAAKGDSIIAPVTSNWNDANSVNGGGWTDVPVKSTQTSALNNEKWSVGRKTLGHKNRDNTTWKQESEGPWTALEGRNKAEPNPVNLTILGLNTSGGETKSNIEKGQWDKVPSVDNEWSSYNGLAADPSSDWKPPDELWENYEPKVDAPALKEIPVSKPLGESNEDNDKTDPAGGKSKRRKKKKRPEEEGSTTEVTQEGSAPAEKNVTVKLHPPHVPKDEGSKQNVPPQSSQKKSDQNWEPPKQVQKKKARKET; encoded by the exons ATGGACCTGGACTGGCGAACTTTAGCCACACAGCGAGCCGAATACGTGTCCGACCGTATCCGCGGGCTGCTGTCCTCCGGCCTGGATTTCCTCCGGGCCGAGCTGGGGGTTGATCTGGGGATAAAGCCGGAGCAGTATCCGCCGTGGCTGATTCTGAGCGCGGCGCTGTTCGGGCTGGTTGTGCTGGTGGTACTCGCGGCCTGTGGACGGAGGAAGCGCCGAGCGGCCCCTGTTACTGTGAGTCCCAGCACCGCCGCCGAGACCCCGGTCAAGACCGCCCTGCCACCGAAACCTGTGAAGACCGAACCGAGCGAACCgaagaagaagaacaaaaaGAAAGCCTCCGACAAG CAGAAGGCCCAGGCGAATGGACAAACAGTGGCTGAACCTCAGCAGGAAATCAAAGTCACCGAGGAGAAAAAGAAACCTGCACCAACACCAGCACCAGCACCAGCACAGCCACCTGCTGATGCAAAG ACCaagaaaaacaagaagaaaCCAAAACCAGAGGTGAAGTCAACCCAAGATGTTTCCTCCACCGATGGCAAGGAACCTGATGAAG CAGGTGCTTGGGAAACCAAGGTCAGTAATCGAGAGAAACGTCAGCAGCGCAAAAAAGAGAAGGGCCCTGGCGACAGCTCTGGGAGTCCTGAGGCTGGAGATCGTGCCAGCCAGAAGGTGGAGCAACCTGTGGTTACAGCCATAGCTGGCACCAAAAAGAACAAAG AGTCATCACGTCCCAAGGCTGCGAAGGGTGATTCCATCATAGCCCCAG TGACGTCTAACTGGAATGATGCGAACTCTGTTAACGGTGGAGGGTGGACAGATGTGCCTGTGAAGTCAACACAAACAAGCGCTTTAAACAACGAGAAGTGGTCTGTTGGGAGAAAGACCCTTGGGCACAAGAACCGTGATAACACCACCTGGAAACAAGAGTCGGAAG GGCCATGGACTGCTTTGGAAGGTAGAAATAAGGCAGAACCAAACCCAGTGAACTTAACAATACTTGGACTGAACACATCAG GTGGAGAGACTAAATCAAACATTGAAAAAGGGCAATGGGACAAAGTACCCTCCGTTGACAATGAATGGTCCAGCTACA ATGGTCTTGCTGCTGACCCGAGCTCAGACTGGAAACCTCCAGATGAGTTATGGGAGAATTATGAGCCCAAAGTTGATGCTCCTGCTTTGAAAGAGATTCCAGTTTCCAAGCCACTTGGG GAATCAAATGAAGACAACGACAAGACAGATCCTGCAGGTGGAAAATCCAAGAGAcgaaagaaaaagaagagacCAGAGGAAGAAGGTTCAACCACTGAG GTGACTCAAGAAGGTTCTGCTCCTGCAGAGAAGAATGTGACTGTCAAGCTTCATCCTCCTCATGTTCCAAAGGATGAGGGATCCAAGCAGAACGTCCCTCCACAGTCTTCACAAA AGAAATCTGATCAGAACTGGGAACCACCGAAGCAAGTTCAGAAGAAAAAGGCCAGGAAAGAAACATGA
- the rrm2b gene encoding ribonucleoside-diphosphate reductase subunit M2 B produces MNSSISNTPTDITGYQNGHKEVDPSSIEDEPLLRANPKRFVIFPIQYPDIWKMYKQAQASFWTVEEVDLSKDLVHWDNLKSEEKHFISHVLAFFAASDGIVNENLVQRFSQEVQLPEARSFYGFQILIENVHSEMYSMLINTYIRDLKERDYLFNAIQTMPCVRRKADWALQWISDTNSSFGERLVAFAAVEGIFFSGSFAAIYWLKKRGLMPGLTYSNELISRDEGLHCNFACLMYSYLVKKPSADRVKDIITKAVSIEQEFLTEALPVNLIGMNCSLMKQYIEFVADRLLTDLGLPKVYLSENPFDFMESISLEGKTNFFEKRVGEYQRLGVMSNMMDCEFTLDADF; encoded by the exons ATGAACTCCAGTATAAGCAACACTCCGACGGACATTACGGGATATCAG AATGGTCACAAGGAAGTTGACCCAAGCAGTATTGAAGACGAGCCCCTCCTCAGAGCAAACCCCAAGCGATTTGTCATTTTCCCTATTCAGTATCCAGACATCTGGAAAATGTACAAACAAGCTCAGGCTTCATTCTGGACAGTTGAGGAG GTGGATTTATCAAAGGACTTGGTTCACTGGGACAACCTGAAGTCTGAAGAGAAACACTTCATATCCCATGTACTGGCTTTCTTTGCAGCAAGTGATGGAATAGTCAATGAGAACCTG GTGCAGAGGTTCAGTCAAGAGGTGCAGCTCCCAGAGGCTCGATCCTTCTACGGGTTTCAAATCCTTATTGAGAATGTGCACTCCGAAATGTACAGCATGCTCATCAACACCTACATAAGGGATCTGAAAGAGAG GGACTATTTGTTTAATGCAATTCAGACCATGCCTTGTGTAAGGCGGAAAGCAGACTGGGCCTTACAGTGGATCTCTGACACAAACTCATCTTTTG gaGAGCGATTAGTAGCATTTGCTGCGGTGGAAGGCATCTTCTTCTCTGGATCgtttgctgccatctactggttgAAGAAAAGAGGCCTGATGCCTGGACTCACCTACTCCAATGAACTCATCAGCAGAGATGAg ggTCTACACTGTAATTTCGCCTGTCTAATGTACAGCTACTTGGTGAAAAAACCTTCTGCTGACAGAGTGAAAGACATCATCACAAAAGCTGTGAGCATTGAACAG GAGTTTCTCACAGAAGCCTTACCGGTCAATTTGATCGGGATGAACTGTTCTCTCATGAAGCAGTACATTGAGTTTGTGGCTGACCGGTTGCTAACAGACTTAGGATTGCCAAAA GTTTACCTGTCAGAAAACCCCTTCGACTTCATGGAGTCAATTTCATTGGAAGGAAAAACTAATTTCTTTGAGAAGCGAGTTGGCGAATACCAGCGACTTGGAGTGATGTCAAATATGATGGACTGTGAATTCACTCTTGATGCAGATTTCTAA
- the mtdha gene encoding metadherin a isoform X2, with translation MDLDWRTLATQRAEYVSDRIRGLLSSGLDFLRAELGVDLGIKPEQYPPWLILSAALFGLVVLVVLAACGRRKRRAAPVTVSPSTAAETPVKTALPPKPVKTEPSEPKKKNKKKASDKQKAQANGQTVAEPQQEIKVTEEKKKPAPTPAPAPAQPPADAKTKKNKKKPKPEVKSTQDVSSTDGKEPDEGAWETKVSNREKRQQRKKEKGPGDSSGSPEAGDRASQKVEQPVVTAIAGTKKNKESSRPKAAKGDSIIAPVTSNWNDANSVNGGGWTDVPVKSTQTSALNNEKWSVGRKTLGHKNRDNTTWKQESEGPWTALEGRNKAEPNPVNLTILGLNTSGGETKSNIEKGQWDKVPSVDNEWSSYNGLAADPSSDWKPPDELWENYEPKVDAPALKEIPVSKPLGESNEDNDKTDPAGGKSKRRKKKKRPEEEGSTTEVTQEGSAPAEKNVTVKLHPPHVPKDEGSKQNVPPQSSQKKSDQNWEPPKQVQKKKARKET, from the exons ATGGACCTGGACTGGCGAACTTTAGCCACACAGCGAGCCGAATACGTGTCCGACCGTATCCGCGGGCTGCTGTCCTCCGGCCTGGATTTCCTCCGGGCCGAGCTGGGGGTTGATCTGGGGATAAAGCCGGAGCAGTATCCGCCGTGGCTGATTCTGAGCGCGGCGCTGTTCGGGCTGGTTGTGCTGGTGGTACTCGCGGCCTGTGGACGGAGGAAGCGCCGAGCGGCCCCTGTTACTGTGAGTCCCAGCACCGCCGCCGAGACCCCGGTCAAGACCGCCCTGCCACCGAAACCTGTGAAGACCGAACCGAGCGAACCgaagaagaagaacaaaaaGAAAGCCTCCGACAAG CAGAAGGCCCAGGCGAATGGACAAACAGTGGCTGAACCTCAGCAGGAAATCAAAGTCACCGAGGAGAAAAAGAAACCTGCACCAACACCAGCACCAGCACCAGCACAGCCACCTGCTGATGCAAAG ACCaagaaaaacaagaagaaaCCAAAACCAGAGGTGAAGTCAACCCAAGATGTTTCCTCCACCGATGGCAAGGAACCTGATGAAG GTGCTTGGGAAACCAAGGTCAGTAATCGAGAGAAACGTCAGCAGCGCAAAAAAGAGAAGGGCCCTGGCGACAGCTCTGGGAGTCCTGAGGCTGGAGATCGTGCCAGCCAGAAGGTGGAGCAACCTGTGGTTACAGCCATAGCTGGCACCAAAAAGAACAAAG AGTCATCACGTCCCAAGGCTGCGAAGGGTGATTCCATCATAGCCCCAG TGACGTCTAACTGGAATGATGCGAACTCTGTTAACGGTGGAGGGTGGACAGATGTGCCTGTGAAGTCAACACAAACAAGCGCTTTAAACAACGAGAAGTGGTCTGTTGGGAGAAAGACCCTTGGGCACAAGAACCGTGATAACACCACCTGGAAACAAGAGTCGGAAG GGCCATGGACTGCTTTGGAAGGTAGAAATAAGGCAGAACCAAACCCAGTGAACTTAACAATACTTGGACTGAACACATCAG GTGGAGAGACTAAATCAAACATTGAAAAAGGGCAATGGGACAAAGTACCCTCCGTTGACAATGAATGGTCCAGCTACA ATGGTCTTGCTGCTGACCCGAGCTCAGACTGGAAACCTCCAGATGAGTTATGGGAGAATTATGAGCCCAAAGTTGATGCTCCTGCTTTGAAAGAGATTCCAGTTTCCAAGCCACTTGGG GAATCAAATGAAGACAACGACAAGACAGATCCTGCAGGTGGAAAATCCAAGAGAcgaaagaaaaagaagagacCAGAGGAAGAAGGTTCAACCACTGAG GTGACTCAAGAAGGTTCTGCTCCTGCAGAGAAGAATGTGACTGTCAAGCTTCATCCTCCTCATGTTCCAAAGGATGAGGGATCCAAGCAGAACGTCCCTCCACAGTCTTCACAAA AGAAATCTGATCAGAACTGGGAACCACCGAAGCAAGTTCAGAAGAAAAAGGCCAGGAAAGAAACATGA